The window CCCTCAGATGCTCTAATACTTCTCCATCTAGATGGGTAGTAAGTCCATTAACTTCTTTCACTGTCAATCTAGTAATTGTTGAGGACACACCGATCATGCTTCTTAACACCACTGCTGAACATCTTTCTACATATAAAACCCGAAGTAAATGTATTGGCTCAATTTCCAATACACCCAGTTTTGGACAATTTATAATAGAAATCTCACTAAGACAAGGAAATGATGTGGCAGTTCTATCTTTGCCACCAACATTTATAGTTGACCATTCCTCCCAAATCTCCATATCCTTAAATTCCAAAATTTCAAGTGATGGAAATGCATTACCATTTACAGCTCCAAGAAATTCTGAACCCGCCTTCTTGAAACCATTCATGCTTTCAACAAACAGCTTTTGAAGTGATGGTAGATGTCCAAGTGTTGGTAAGCAAATACAATTTCTACAGCCACGTAACGTAATCTGGGTTAAGCAATCATATGTAGGATCCCCAAGCCAACTAGGAAATTTTGTTCCCATGTAGTTCGATATCTTGATGTTGGTCGACTTCTTAAAAGGTTTTAGTTCTTCAAGCACTTCCGACTCAATCAACTCATTCCGGGAATCATCAAAGACGTCACTCCAGTCCATCTCCAAATCACAAATACCCTTCTTTTGCTGTAAGTTGGCAGCCTTTGCATCAGTTGAATTTGTCACTTTATGCAGTCCTTCAATGGTAAGCCGGCATTGAAGATGATGTAGGTCCTTAAGATGGGATATTTTGAACCCATTAGCATCTCCAATAATAACTTTGGATAGAGTTCGTAGACCGGTCAATCCAACAATCCCCATGGGCAACTCTTTCAACCTTGGAGTATCTGTGATCTCAAGATGTTGCAGGTTTATAAGCTTTATGAGACTGTCTGGCAAGCTAGACAACCGTTGACAACCAGAAAGTAACAAGCTCTGTAGATTGTACAAGTTACCGACTTGTTCCGGTAAATATGTGATGCCAGTTCTAGAAGAATTGAGGTGCCGAAGGTTTATAAGCTTTACGAGACTGTTTGGTAGCCTTAATAACTTTGTACAACCAGAAAGCAACAAGCTCTGTAGATTGTACAGGTCATCACCGACTTGTTCAGGTAAACATGTGATGGCAGTATCAGAAAAATTGAGGTACCGCAAATGTCTGAGACCGCCAATAGACTGTGGTACCTCACTGATTTCATACTTAGCTAGGCTTAGCACCCTTAAGAATGATAGCCTCGGAAGTATTTCAATGAGAACCTTGTTGGATATGAAGAAAGCCTGCCAACCAGCAGTCTCAACCGACATTGCTAAGAATGTTCTCAAGCGTTGAGCCCTCTGTAATGCCTTGAACGTTTTGTATAGTCCATATCGTTGACGAACAAAAGAAAAGTGGTGGAACTTCTCCAAAACTTCCATTCCGTCGTCAACGTCCATCTTATcacctaaaatataaaaaaactctCCAGCAACATTCATTGCCAAGTCACTAATGAGGTCATGCATTGTGTATCGTGATTTATCACTAGTTGAATGCTGGAAAAACGACCTTGACTCTAGCTCTCTAAAGCACTGATGGCCATACTTCTCCATTGAAATGTCACCATTTGACTTGTGCAAGAACCCTTCTGCCATCCAAAGCAGGACAAGTTCATCCGTGTCAAACATGTAATCTTTGGGGAATAAGCAGCAATAAGCAAACATTTGCTTCAGATGTGGAGGGAGATCATAGTAGCTTAGCCTTAGGGCCGGAAGAATATTACCTTCATTGAGTATATTCCAAATCTCACAATTCAACAAGTCCTCCCATTCTTCATAGTTTGTTTTTGATCTCAACACCCTTCCAATTGTTATTAAAGCCAAAGGCAGTCTTCCACATTTATTCACGATACCTTCACCATGCAATTTAAATGTTGGATGTAAATCAAAGTTCAGTTCACCGAAGGCATTTTGAGCAAGCAAACATAAAGCTTTCTCACTTGACAAAATCTCTAAAGGGTAAGCTTGAGTGGAGTCTACAACTGTTGCAACCTTATTCTTCCGTGTTGTGACAATAATTTTACTTCCAGGTGCCCCAACACAAAAAGGGCGTTGGAGGAGTTCCCACTGAGTTTTGTCTTCATTCCAGACATCGTCTAGAACGAGCAGGAACCTTTTATTGGAGAGTTTTTCTGAAAGCGCCACTTGAAGCTGATTTAGAGATTTAAAAGTCGTGACTACCCCACCAACATCTATAAAAATAGCCATACTAATACTAAACACATTGAACTCATCAGAAACACAAACCCATGACTTAAGTTCAAAGTGATCTTTCACTTTCTTTTCATTGTACAAAACTTGAGCAAGAGTAGTTTTGCCAATCCCACCCAGCCCAACTATGGACACGACATTGAAGTTTCGACTACATGATTCGTTTCCAAACAGACTCCCCAGCAATAGCTCTTTATCCCCTTCCCGACCCACTACACTGGGTATATCAACCAGTGAAGTTTCTTCAGTTCGTTTTCTATCTGATCTCTGAACATTATCAATCAAACCCAACATATTTTTCTCCTCAACAAGAGCATGCATTTTGGATGTAATCTCATCCAGCTTAAAAGCCATCTTACGGCCATATTTAAAAGCATGAACTTTGGTTGGAATGATGTTCAATACCTTAGTAGTGCAGGTACTGGCTTCATTCATCTGGCGTCGTGCAGCTTCAGTGCTCAAGTCATCGAGTACATCATCAATTTCATAGGCCAAATGTTGGAGCTTGTTAAGCCACAACTGAACAGATGTCTGTCTTAAGTGCTTGTGGCCTGCATCAACAAGGACAGCTTGGATCTGCAACAATTTACCGTTCCATTTGTTGAGTTCAGAATAGATACCTGCTGATCGAGCTAGCCTGATCAAGTCAGCAGATGCCAGCTTTTCAAACAACACAGTAACAAATGCACCAAGAATTACTTCCATCAAGAAGATTGTTTATACGGGTTTTAATTTGAGACAATATTATCGTTGAAAGGAAATTCTGCAACCAAAAGAGGGTTAAAAATGTTACTTGATTGAATTTGAGTGGATGGTACAAGGAGTAGATTTTTGACATTATATAAACTATCAGATAACACTTCTTCATGTCCACATATGACTTTTTAAGGGTGCATATGGACGAGGAGATACGTTTGGTTTGTATCAACGggattgaaaatttttaaaaaaaaaaacctaaaatattAATTGATCTTAAAAGTTCATTGGTTTGGATATTTTGGGAGGGTTTTATGAAAGTCACATCAATCTATTTCTTAAAGATTACAGTCTTATTATATGATTTATTCAAGAATTAATTTTTGGCTGAATACCATAACAAGCAATTTATATCTAAGATTTCGATGATATCATCAAACTACAGAAATGATATCTGTAATAAAATCCAGACAGTTAATTTTTTAGGATGTGTTTTAGTAAAATTCGGCAAAAGTATTTTGGGTTAACCTATCCCAAAGTAACTTTTACCCAAACATGTTTGATATTTTATCCAACCCAGTCACTTAATAAAAATGTAGAACGGAGGACAACTTGGTTGTATATGGATAGAGCTTTGCAAACAGAAATAATATTACTGTGGCTTAGTAGTTCAGATATATGCCCTACTTAGATGCAGCATAATATCGATCCAGTAGCCATGAATTCATGGTAAAGCATTTGCATAATGTAGTAAAAGCTAAATTCCATTAGTTTACAAAAACCCTTTTCTATATGTACAATGTCTCTGTGGTTCAAGACCACACAAAGAAACACCATATACAACAATAAGATtgtcaaccaaaaacaaaaaaaaaaactccttcCCATCAGTCATGTCCATGATTTGAAAATTAAGGTGCCTTGAGGGTGTTTTTAGGAGCACTTATCCAAGGGCTACCTGAAATTGCAAACCTCCATAAGGCACTAACATCTTCAGGCAAAGCATAATCTATGCCAACGCGTGGACCCACTACTATTTCGTTCACTTCTGGCCCGTCTAACAGCTCCAAGCCACCTATAAGACCAGATTTCAATTAACACTTGTTAAATTTCATCAAGAAATGAgaacagaaagaaaaaaagatgtaTGATCAGTCATTACCAGGAGTGAACAGAGCATGGTTAGACCAGTCTTTTGAAATCCCTAGTGCTTGGCCCACCTAAGTGATGTTATCCAATGTAAATATTACTTTTCAAAACATAACCTGTACTGTAGAAGTGGCAAAAGATGGGCGGGAGGGCAGGCAGGGCAGCATGCCATCATATGTTGGTTGAAACAGGTTATCTATAGAATGGTTGAGACATGCCTGGTAGAGTTAATCCACATGTCTGCAATATTTTATTCTCCATTCTTTTTAAATACTTGGAAGTAACGTGAatcttatacgagtaataaaaagGATGCAAGAGTTTAAATGATATATGGGTAACTTTTAACCCATGTCACCATTTGATCTGTTTTCCTTATatcttaatttttcattttgacacagtCAAGATAAAACACAACTCAAATTAATCTATCCATCAGTGAATGTATTGAATCAACTTCTATGAGAGCTGTGAAAGGCAATGGAGACTGACCTTGCCAGGCCCAGTAAGAAGAACGGGCTTATCGGTATCCAAACCTCGACGCTGTTTGATAGTTTCAAGCCCTGTTAACTCATATCAATCAGACAGCAGTGTACATCACAGTAAACAAAGAAAGAGGCCTTAAGCCCTAAATCAATTTTGTAACATAGGGTACAGATAGTGGAGGTTCTCACATATCTCACATAAATGTAAGAAATCCAATTTCGTTTCCAAAAATTAAAGATTAGTTTGTTGGGCTAAAACGTCAGAGTCTGTCTTGATCTTTTCTTCCTTTCTACCTAGATCTTAAGCAATACATTTTACTCTAATGTGGTTCAGTAAATTCTTTTGATTATTACTTAAGGACCAAAGAAAAATGTGATTGTTAAGTAAACAAGCAATTTTTATGCTACAGttgctaaaataaaaatagatcaTTACCTGTGACAGGAGCACAAGAACGGATCAACACTGCCGAGCCAATTCCTTCTTTGTCAGCTACAACATTTAGCATGTTATGCATGCCGTAGCAAAGATATACATAAGCATGTCCACCTGATCCAAACTTACAATATTCcaaacaagaaaaaagaaataaattgtatgtaaaaaGAACTCCCAATTCGCATAAAACACCTCCTAATAAAACTTGTTCCAAATCTTATACACATGAAGTACCACTTTTAGTGAAAAGAATGATCCCTCTAAGGCTACTTTCAACCTCAgttttaacaaatattagacATGTACAACATTACAGTATAAATTTAAggtataaaatgttttatcaGGTTATTAAGTCTATGAGCCGGAAATGCAACATTGAGAAATATAATGTGGTGCTACTAGGGAAATTTTATGACTAGCCTGACGTATAGACTCTTACGATTTCCCTAGCTTACTTACTAACTCATCAACATCCATGTAAGTATTTGAAATATGCCCATTCAACATGATAATCTGTTCTAGAATTTTATGATgataatacaaatatacatagTTACATACATAGTTATCTAATTAAGAGTGATGGGTGCTGTTTGTGAGCTTTGGGCTCTTGTTCACCAATTCTTGTCTTAAAACTTGTGTCAATAGTTTGGTATGTGTTTGCCAATGGAAATGCAGGTTTGGGTGACACTAATGCGTTTCTTCTctcgttttttttcttttcttctcagatttgaTTTACTTAACGCGATAATCATCCACAAGCACAATGCAGTTCAATTGAACGTATGCTGATGTTCCTAACCGTTTAGTCCAACTATGTTTGCTTTGGTAGCGTGGTTTAAAGCCAAATTCTCAAGATTGTAAATGTGTATTATAGTTTTTTATTGGCTTAATTAAGAGTGATGGGTGCCGTTTGTGAGCTTTGGGCTCTTGTTCACCAATTCTTGTCTTAAAACTTGTGTCAATAGTTTGGTATGTGTTTGCCAATGGAAATGCAGGTTTGGGTGATTGTTTCCTTGTTAATGTTCTCTTTCATTAGACTGCATTATTGTAGAATGATTATGTGACCTCAGGGTATCGAAGATTATCACCAGCCCAAGATATGTAGCGTAACATTAAAAATCAGTGGATTACAGATTCTCACTCACTTGGGTTTATAGGGTTCAACATTAACAATTTGTATCCAGGGTTCTTGAAGTTTGACAGTCCACAACTTTGTCAGCCTGCTGTTTGTTGTGAACAGTGTAGGAAGAAAAGTGTATCTGGAAAGGCCATTCAATTGTAGGGCAGGATATGTAAACTCCCAATTTTGCACAGCAGCTGTTTTGATGTAAACTTTAGTTCTGTTTGCTTCAAACAGGTTCTATTTGATGAGTATTTAGTCAAGTTTTAGTGATTATTGGTGATACTCATTTCTAGTTCAGAGATATCTTTGGTATCAACTGAATGCTTATATTGAGCACAAAATTCGACATCATACACTTTGGAACAAACTTCACATAATATCAAACTGGACAAACTTCTGTCGAATCAGAAACATGATTCCGGTTTTGTATAAGTTAACTGgctttgtttgatgttttaAGAGAAACACTTGTTTACCATCGAATTGTGATACAAGATGAGAgtatgcaacaaaaaaaaaaaaaaatcgcaTTGTCACATCAAATGAAACTCACAAGATATTGCTATGTTTACAATACATAGATTTCATACCCATACTGGTCTGGAATCATTAACGTACCTCTAGTGACTGGCTTAACAGTGTTGTAGAAAGAATGAACTTTTAGTATGTATAtaaacacaaaattacaagttttgTAGAAATAGGTCCATAGATGGTCATGAATCGATGTATTAAAATATGTTTgacaatacataatttaagaataacttATGAAAAAAAGGAAGCTATTTTGGAAGCTAAATCAAGTGCAAGAACATGAAACCCAAATTcagatatacatatacatataaaaaaattaaaaaattaacaaaacccAAAGCTCAGCAACTAATAATAACTAGATCAATACctggtcgttgaccgggttagaaaCAGTACATGTTGAACTTTACatacaaagataaataaattgacGAAAGTCTAAATATCTAACTTTTTTTAGCAAGCAACGTTAAACCTTTCAACCCTAAACCCGTCCACTATCCTGCCAGCCTGATTAAGTTAGGTTGGCGAGTTAGTTTCGGGTTATCTGGTTAGTAGGTTCGGGTTAGTTTTTCTACCCAAAAGTTATCAAGCTGGGTATTTTCAACTCGTCAACCTGAACCCAGCCTTATTGACACCCCTATACAAATAAAAGACATAAatagtattataaaaaatatcgaAACTTAGATGGGCACGTATGTTATTAGTATTAgtttaataacaattattttaaacaaatacgTATAAGATCatgacaaattaaattttattgcaTTGTCAGGTGTCGGGTTTGCACGGCTTTGGCCGGGTTTTGACCCCTGCTCATGCCTAACACTGCTGTCATCCGTCACGACACCACTGTTGTCACCCATCACCAATGTTGCATTGCACTCACTtgaaatatatttacttttaatttaaaattacaaatttaaaacctcattttatgaagcctttctttctttctatatatttcGATCGAAAATCCCACACAACAATACTTATCCGCACTtgatataaagatttttagatgtGAGCGCTTTCTtaaattctttcctttttcctGGTTTCAAGTCTATcaccattttaatttcattagctacataaaatatttaaattgaaaataataaaaacatgacataattaaaaagtgtatatatataacattaaaaagttaacattttAACCAAGTTTGACTTTAATTTCAAGGGCTCGGATTGTTTTGTGTATTATTTTAAATGGCgtagatcaaaacttgaatttatttttttctctttgtagcaTGGGCCATATGTATATTCTAGATTATACCCGGTCGATAACCAGGTTACCAAataaacttacaaaataaaCTTATACAATACATGTATCACTCACTACAAAAATTTACGTCATATAGTATATGAAAATACATATCTTATATGAAATCCGTCATAATGTTGAGATAACAAACCTTCTACTTTTTTTGGTATAACATATATGGAGTCGGcttgatatatattaagattttcaatataGACCTTACTAAATAAGGTTGTGAAATCTCGACTCGGTAACCGACAAGTTGATATTTTAGGGTTAGGGGGTCGGGTTCACTTTTTGGGTTAATAGCTCAACCCACCtacctaaaatattttaaatttaaataaaaaattttaataggtGGATCTACAAACTTATTTGATCAGACAATCCATAACCCATTTTACTTAAAACTAATCCGCCAACCACCAATCATGTCACCTAAAATCAACCCACCAAACCATTTAATCCGCCCGCTAacctgattattttttttttgtttgtggttaAGTTTAGGTTGACGGATTGACAGGTTTGGGTTGAgattttcaaatcaatttttgatATTAAGCCATAACCACGTCGATGATATAGTTATTAAGGATTTTTCTAATTGAGAATTTTAATACTTATGTGTTAACTCTTTGCTCAAAATAAAGCTTATCTTAATTGTGACACCTTacgatatttttaattttatatttattttttaagtcaCATATtatgttgaaaataaaataaaatattgtatatatgagtatcaatttatatacaacaTGGATTTCCATGTTCCCCTTGCAtgcataagcttgaaagttttacttttaaaagtaaaattgtattaaattaatggaaaaaaaatattcacaTCCGTAGTTTGTAGCAATGGATTGGAATCTGTAAAGCGTTTTGGAAGTTTAGTTAAATAGCACAAAgtaattatcataattatataagtagtcaaacattaaaaagttgtcatatataaaatagtgaattttgacttttaatttagatGGTTAAGATTTATTTCTTGATCCATTTCAATGGCTAAGATCATCGTACaactatatttttttctcttagttgtggtagccattaatatatataatggagTGTTATTATTAGGTATTTTGAATTGAATTTTCCAAATGAAAATAAAACCTTGATGGGCCACCACCCACCTCCACTCAAAAATCAATAACCGATCACCTACAATCATCCATTCCAACTCCGCTcttcattcattcattataATGACtccgtattatttttttttatcggcCGATAGAATGATCAGGGATTTGGGAGATGATGGGCCAATactttccttttcttcttcttcttcttccatcaCTAATACACTTTTTTCTCAGTTCCTGGGAAACGTCACTCACATACAAACGTGAAAGAGAAGGGAGGAGTGTCTCTGGCAGATCTCTTAGCTTCCGGCAGTTATCGATAGAAAGCTCTTCAAGGGAGGTGAGGTGTTGCATTCCTTTTGAAACTGTTTCCAGTTCCTCAAAATTGCCCAAGGATAGAGAAGTTAGAGATGATGGAAGTAAGAAAGAACATGATGATGATGTGGAAGTAGTAGTATTGCTATCTTGTTCATTTGCAAATGAAACCACTCCCCCTGAATTCTCACCACTCAACGCTAGATGCACCAGTGAGTTTGGGAAATTCTGCATCCGGCCCCACTCTGACATCGCCTTTTTTAATCCTCCTATTTCTAACTCCCTTAAATTAGGGGGCCACAAACCACCAGGAAACGAGGCGTCCATGCTTGGACAACCCATTACCGACATCTCTTCCAATGATTCGAGACTTGGCAACTCCTCATGCGGAAATGACTTCATATTCTTGCAATTAACGATCCGAAGAGATCTCAGGCACAGACGGGGAAGAAAACCATAACCTTTCTTTGGAATGGATTCTATGTTTTCACATCCATCAATACTCAATTCTGTAAGATGAGCTAAGCATCCTCCTTCTGGTAACAACCTCAGATTTGGATTTCTATGTAAAACAAGCGAT is drawn from Erigeron canadensis isolate Cc75 chromosome 9, C_canadensis_v1, whole genome shotgun sequence and contains these coding sequences:
- the LOC122581490 gene encoding putative disease resistance RPP13-like protein 1 is translated as MEVILGAFVTVLFEKLASADLIRLARSAGIYSELNKWNGKLLQIQAVLVDAGHKHLRQTSVQLWLNKLQHLAYEIDDVLDDLSTEAARRQMNEASTCTTKVLNIIPTKVHAFKYGRKMAFKLDEITSKMHALVEEKNMLGLIDNVQRSDRKRTEETSLVDIPSVVGREGDKELLLGSLFGNESCSRNFNVVSIVGLGGIGKTTLAQVLYNEKKVKDHFELKSWVCVSDEFNVFSISMAIFIDVGGVVTTFKSLNQLQVALSEKLSNKRFLLVLDDVWNEDKTQWELLQRPFCVGAPGSKIIVTTRKNKVATVVDSTQAYPLEILSSEKALCLLAQNAFGELNFDLHPTFKLHGEGIVNKCGRLPLALITIGRVLRSKTNYEEWEDLLNCEIWNILNEGNILPALRLSYYDLPPHLKQMFAYCCLFPKDYMFDTDELVLLWMAEGFLHKSNGDISMEKYGHQCFRELESRSFFQHSTSDKSRYTMHDLISDLAMNVAGEFFYILGDKMDVDDGMEVLEKFHHFSFVRQRYGLYKTFKALQRAQRLRTFLAMSVETAGWQAFFISNKVLIEILPRLSFLRVLSLAKYEISEVPQSIGGLRHLRYLNFSDTAITCLPEQVGDDLYNLQSLLLSGCTKLLRLPNSLVKLINLRHLNSSRTGITYLPEQVGNLYNLQSLLLSGCQRLSSLPDSLIKLINLQHLEITDTPRLKELPMGIVGLTGLRTLSKVIIGDANGFKISHLKDLHHLQCRLTIEGLHKVTNSTDAKAANLQQKKGICDLEMDWSDVFDDSRNELIESEVLEELKPFKKSTNIKISNYMGTKFPSWLGDPTYDCLTQITLRGCRNCICLPTLGHLPSLQKLFVESMNGFKKAGSEFLGAVNGNAFPSLEILEFKDMEIWEEWSTINVGGKDRTATSFPCLSEISIINCPKLGVLEIEPIHLLRVLYVERCSAVVLRSMIGVSSTITRLTVKEVNGLTTHLDGEVLEHLRAIEYLKISGCDELTYLWESEVEACKILVNLQELEVEGCKNLVRLGEEKVNMVIHMESLRNACLSNCNRLESYHCGSHSIERLEILGCGSIKSLTFPVVDDHDVPFTINSLGIWKCKDVEGNWLLSKFLSSLTSLTISRLSNLRLLPEGYLLHLKHLRIMKCENIESIPEKGYGFLPHLCLRSLWIIGCKNINAFPHEQLQRLTSLEDMYIEDCPSMDNSFPCGLWPPNLKMLTIGGLKSRMSEWGRMQNFPNSLVQLWLHGENSGVVSFANAEDKSTCNTTSSSSCSFLLPSSLTSLFMRNFKELETVSKGMQHLTSLGHLFIDNCRKLRDLPETLLPSLSCLEVYSLSSELRKKCSGDARRRKGKYWPIISQIPDHYIGLYQNQK
- the LOC122581491 gene encoding DNA-3-methyladenine glycosylase-like, with translation MDVDELFGSGGHAYVYLCYGMHNMLNVVADKEGIGSAVLIRSCAPVTGLETIKQRRGLDTDKPVLLTGPGKVGQALGISKDWSNHALFTPGGLELLDGPEVNEIVVGPRVGIDYALPEDVSALWRFAISGSPWISAPKNTLKAP